In Benincasa hispida cultivar B227 chromosome 8, ASM972705v1, whole genome shotgun sequence, the sequence aaaaaattaaaaacaattcaattttttaaaaaaagattcaaCTCAAGTTAGTGACAACATTTTGTATGTTTCTAACTCTATATATGTGGGGTAAATGGTATCGacaatttatttttagattaaaatactaaaatattaCTTTTCATGATTTGATTTTTAGCTTATTAGTTTTTCGTTGCTTTTAGAATTTGGGTCATTCAATATTTGTGCAACTAAATCTGAGTCATCCGTATGGAAAAAAAACCCACATACATATATCATTAATTGAAAGATGAGAAATTctcaactatatatatattatttaaaaagggCAAAAGGGTTTATTTAAATCATCCCTATGAGAAGGAATAGTAAAATGTCTCAATCTCCCTTCTTGTTTGACCATATAACCTTCACACAAAAACTCCATTGAAAACTTATCTTCCACTTCCCTATTCACATCATGAACAAACAAGTCCGTACTTCCCCCTTCCTCTCTATTCCTCGCCATCATCCCCGCCGTGTAAATCGCCGTCATCCTCCCCGGTGCCTCCTCGTAGTACCCCGTCGGTGCGTCAACCATAATCAAATCCCATTTCACCTCATACACTTCCTCCGGCAACCCCTTCAATGCTAGTTGGCAAACCGAGTATTTCGGGTCTCCAACCGCCATACACTCCGGCCCCTTTCCGACATCCATCAAACTGTCGGCTTGATCAACCTTGCTATTGTATCTAACATGATGGGATTCGAGCATTGGAAAACGATGACGTATTTGTTCGATCCatgattcatcttcttctaagaataaTGTACGACCTCCGTGATTGAGAGTGGCCCACATTAGGCTGTCGTGGCCGAGGCCAAAGACGAGGAAGTTGCACGGGGATCGGTTGAGGAGGACGGCAGCGGTGACAGAGATTTCTTTGAAGGTTTGCTGTGGGGTTATGGAGGAGGTGGAGTAGTGAATGAGAGTGTGGGAAAATGAGGGAGGGATTTTGTTGCAAGCAGATGGGGAACAATGATTTTTTGTGGTTTTTTGTGAAAAAGATTGTAACTTTGGAGATGGGTTTTGTGTGGGGGAGTGAAAGATGTTAGATTTCAAGAGGAAgatgagaaaaaatgaaagaaatagagCTAAAAGGAGGGTTTTGAGGTTGAGAAATTGATGAATAGGGTGTGTTTTTTGCCTCattgttattgtttttcttgTTGAAGTAAAGGGGATTTGGGATTCGGAATATGGAAATTTAAAGgggtttgtgattcaatcaccatttttatgtttattttattttatgaatagCTTAGTGTGGAAGAGAAATTGGAAATAGGTGAGATTTTTAGTTGGGGGATTGTGACAAGAAATCAGCTAATATTTTGAATGAAGCAACATATATGAGTTATAATGTTGCTGATTGTTGGTGTGGAGTTCCATCAtatcagtgttttttttttttttttttctttcattattttgGTAAAATAAATGGATAGAGGGAATTGGGATCTAAAGTGGGCTTAATATGGGAGGTGTGAATCTTCCAAATGTGGTTAATTTATAGAGTTATGAGAAGAATAGTCTATTTGGAATCtacatttttcaaattgtaaatttttaaaaatatcaactTTATCATTGGCAAAGTTATTTGGAGCCTAAGCCATCTTAGAAACATCAATTTACTATTATGTTCCATTGTAATATTTTTGTAATCATAAAGAATTCAAAAATTGATAAAAGGAATACGtattttagttatattttcCATATCTTTATAAAACGAAAAACTTATTCTTACTTGCAATTGTTCAAAGAGatgactattttatttaaaagggaaaagaacattatagtaaaaagaaaaaaaaaaaaagaaaaaaaagaaaagaaaaagaacatcTTGTTGGTTAGTTGGTTAgggtttttttcattttttttctttattttttttctccaaatagGTTTATgtgtatatgtttaat encodes:
- the LOC120083599 gene encoding glucuronoxylan 4-O-methyltransferase 1, with translation MRQKTHPIHQFLNLKTLLLALFLSFFLIFLLKSNIFHSPTQNPSPKLQSFSQKTTKNHCSPSACNKIPPSFSHTLIHYSTSSITPQQTFKEISVTAAVLLNRSPCNFLVFGLGHDSLMWATLNHGGRTLFLEEDESWIEQIRHRFPMLESHHVRYNSKVDQADSLMDVGKGPECMAVGDPKYSVCQLALKGLPEEVYEVKWDLIMVDAPTGYYEEAPGRMTAIYTAGMMARNREEGGSTDLFVHDVNREVEDKFSMEFLCEGYMVKQEGRLRHFTIPSHRDDLNKPFCPF